From the Colletotrichum lupini chromosome 1, complete sequence genome, the window GAGACCTTGCCCATTCCGCATGATGTAGTCCCACGGTTTGCCTTTAGCAATCAAGTTGGCGCCTGATGTGATTGCCTCTTCGCTGATTAGAAGACTGTTTCGTGAGAGGATCACGAGCCTGTGATGTGTCGTGTGAGTGAGCTGTATCTGATGCAATGAGACGAGAAGCTCACTTACGCATTATTATAATGCATCGATATGAACGATGCAAAGGGGCACTGTTTTGAGCCGATCAAGATGTCTGATATCGGTCTGGAGTCGAACATCGTCAGCTCCACCTTCACCTATTCACGTATGGGTATTCATGAGGGACGGTCAAACGTACCTTAGCTCATCGGGCACTGATTCACCCCATCTGGTTAAGAGCAGCTGTGCCTCCCCTGTGGTCTCAACCTTTTCAGCTATGATAGCTTGTAGTGCACCGTCTCGGAGTCCGTCTTCCTTCCGGCTGACGATGACAGCCTTTCTTCCAATTTCGCTGAGTATCCTCGCAAGGTCGACGGTCACAGCAAACGCCTTATCCTTCGACGACGTACCGTTGCCCGTGGGCATCTCGACATGAGGCGGGTAGCACTCCTCATCCTCTATTGAAGAAAGGCGACCCAATTCGAACGCCAAGAACTTTTCAAAGGAAAAGATGCCGAGCCAGAATGCCTTGCGCTCTTCCTCATTGGCAAAGTCTGGCCTCTTGTCAGGGCGGTTGTTTTTGCCGCCTCGGCACGTTCGAGGTTTGTGCAGGCCCAGCGACGTTGCAATAGAAACCGCCGTGGTGAGAATGTTCCAAGCCCCAGCGCACTCATCATAGCAGTGAAGACACAATGAAAGAAGCGCCAAGGATCTGACAGTCTCGACGCCGTTGACGGTGACGAGGTGGCCAATGAGAGTTTTGCAGTATATTACATAGTCCCCGGGATCCAGTGTTGGTTCCGATAGTGCCGCGGAAGCAAACGCGATAGACATGACGAGGTAGACCGACACCAAGGCCGCTAAACCTCGTGCCTCTGCGAAGTTTATTGGGCCGAGTTCCACGGCTGTGTCAATGTCTCGCATGAGACGGTCTGGGGTGAAGAGGGGATAGACCAGATTGATACCTTCGAGGTAGCGGGCAGCAAGCTTGCGGGCAATTTCTTTGGGAGGAAACGGGCAGGGTTCAGACGACAGAATGCGGTAAGCCGGCGGCCTGTCTATGCGCGTTGGCATCCCGCGCCTTTGTTGGATCCCTAGCCGACGCGCAGCAAGGTCCAACCAGTCGCCGAGGATCTCGACCGAGTTGTTCCCGCGGCTGGGGCGTACTACAGGTAACTTTCCTTGATACTTAGGCGGGGCCTGGCAGGCGGGAGGCTCCTCATCTTCCGGTATGATGGTGACGGCAGCATCCTTGGGAACCGTGACAAGCTTAGGAGCCACTACCGACGCTGTCCGGTCACGGCTGTAGAGCAGCTCTATCGACGGCGAAGTCTTTGTGCGGGTGTACGGTAgtgccggcggcggcggcggcagctcaGAGCTCTCAAGCTCTTCTCGAGGTGAGTGTGGAGACGCGACGGCCGTCAGCGAATGCGTCAAGGACGCGCTGGATGCCCGAGACAGTCGGCGCTTCGTCTCCCGGCGTTGGACCTCGACGCCGGGCCTCCGCCGGTCCGTCGTGACGCACTCGATGCCGGCGTTGATGCAGGCCCGGCACGACGGCTTTTGCTCATCGCAGCGCGTCTTCCGGTTGCGGCAGTAGTTGCAGGCGAAGTTAATACGTCGCCTCTTGGCTACCGAGCCCGCCGCCCCCGAGGTGCCCTCGGAAGACTCGACGACGACGGACGAGGGCTCGGCAGCCGCCGCGGGAGTGGGTATGGGGTTCGTATATGATGACATTGCCGCGCGTTGCCTGTGAGGTGTGTGGAAATTCCTCACATAGCCGATACCTGAGTATTCTCCACTGGCCTGGCTAGACTGGTACGCTTACTGGCTGCTGACTGACTGGGTTGTTCGGGAGCTGGAGATGAGGGTTCGGCTGGGGAGGTTGAGATGCCGAAGCGCGTCGTTATGAGGAGTACTTTGGCGTTTCCGAAACGTGAAGAGACGGCACGGCCCAGAAAGAACGAGGAGATCGAATGACTCGCGGAAGCGTTTCGGGAGTTTCTTTGGGTGGTTTAGGTGGTGGACACTGCGCAGGCCGACCGGCCCCTCGTTCCGGTTGACGCGATGATCAGCTCGGAATAGTGGGGGAGGTAGGAGATTGGGAATTTCAGCCTATCTCAGAGGGTGTTTGCCATAATTCTTCACAACGAGATGTCTACTCGGCCAATGAGACTCTGGAAGCGGTTAGACTCCTAGATCTTCCCCATGGGGTTTGCAATGCAAGCAAACATGGGGAGCCGTACATGTAGGCTTAGCCCCTGTGATCGGTAGGAATGCTATTGGTCTAAGGCACGCTTCTACCGTGACCATCGGGAGTTGATGGGCCTGAGCCGAGCCGACAGCCCAATGAAGCTATTCTCTGATAATGGTTTAGCTTTGATTGGACCACAGGACACACTACACTCCTGCAACTTGATGAGACTCAATACAGTCAATTGAAATGGCTATTAGGACTATAGACAGTCAACACAAAGAGATCTAGAAGCGACAGCAACCGCTCAGACATCAGTTCGTATATAGTCAGAAGCATGGAACCTCGTCAACGGGCCCTTGCCGGCATCACGACTTTGAGTTTGCTGCTTAGGTCTGTGCTGTGACAATTTTCAACGTCCTATCAACTTTCTTGCTCGCCTCACGCCAAACTGCCGACCGTTTTTTGAGTTGTTGGAAGTATTTCTGCCTCGTTTGCCGACCATGCCTGGCACCAAAGATGATGAGCCTCATGTTGACACCATCGAGAGATCGGCAATAAAGGTCACTGCGCAGGAAGATCAGGCATACGGAACCGTGCAGCTCCTTCAAGGCGGTTCAGTTGTCCTAATTCCCACTCCTAGCCCTGACCCCAAAGGTAAAGCTACCAAATCCCATACCTTACCCAAAAACCAAATTTGCGAAGCAGGACACATCTAATGCTAATGGCGAGAAATAGACCCCCTCAACCTTCCACCATGGCACAAGTACCTTATCATCTTTGTTGTCGGCTCATACTCCGCCATCGCCGTCCTTGTCACATCCGGTCTCGGCGCCGTGTTCCCCTCCGTACTAAAGGAGTATCCCCCCGAAGATGCCACGCGAGCCACGGACCTTCTCACATACCCGACGTTATTCATGGGGATAGGAAACCTCTTCTCCATGCCGCTCTGCGTGACTATAGGCAGGCGGCCTGTATTCCTCGTGTCACTAGTTTTGCTGGTCTTGTCAGGTCTATGGTGCGCCTTCTCGACGTCCTTGAGCAGCCATATCGCAGGTCGCAACTTTTACAGCATCGCCGCTGGTCAAAGTGAGGCACTCGCTCCCTTCATAATTGAAGAGATTCACTTCCTCCACGAAAGAAGCGCCAAGCTGTCCTGGTTCATTGGTGTTCAAACTGCAGGGACGGCGGCGATGTTCGTTGCGACGGCTTACATCGTCCCTTCAATGGGACTCAAGTGGTGGTACTTAATCATCACATTCATCAACGCCGTTATCCTTGTCCTGGCTTTCTTCTTTGCTGTAGAAACAAAGTATGATCGACCAGTTGATGCCGACAGTAGGTTCCGCCCGTATCTTGGGGGCCCCAGTCAACTAGTGCGTGCTTAGACTAATACGATATCGCTATAGGGGGCGCTGTCCATCTGAAGTTAGACGACGAAGGCAACGTCGACAAAAACGGCGACAACGAGATGATTGTCCAGGTCCTGACACGACAAAACCATATTCTGCAACCCGAAGTCTTTGGACCCCGAACCTGGCGCCATAATCTAAGAATCTTCCACTTCAAGCCCGAGTGGAAACAGACAGTCATCTTCTACAAGGAGACGATGCAATCACTATTGCTACCAAACATCGTGTGGATGTTGTTACTCAACGGCGCCTTCTTGGGTATCTACGTCTACCAAGCCTCAACTTTTGCAACGATCCTGATGGCGCCTCCGTACACATTCAAATACGACTGGCTGGGATATGTCCAGCTGGTACAAGTCCTCGACTGTGTCATCTTGGTACCTCTCCTCGGCTACGGATCTGATATGCTGGTGCGGGCCATAAGTAGTTGGAAGAGCGGAACCTTCCAGGTAAGCAACGTCTTCAAGTTCTCCGGTATGTATTTCGGGCCGATGCTAACTCGTCTTCGCAGCCTGAGTACAGACTAATCATCCTGAGTGTCCCCATTCTATCAGCCATCATCTCCTGCGTCTTCTTCGGACAGGCAGGCGCACACCCCGACCGCTGGCACTGGATGACTATCGTAGCTCCCTACAACCTTGGCTACTTTGCCTTCCTGGGAGCCAACCTC encodes:
- a CDS encoding fungal specific transcription factor domain-containing protein, with amino-acid sequence MSSYTNPIPTPAAAAEPSSVVVESSEGTSGAAGSVAKRRRINFACNYCRNRKTRCDEQKPSCRACINAGIECVTTDRRRPGVEVQRRETKRRLSRASSASLTHSLTAVASPHSPREELESSELPPPPPALPYTRTKTSPSIELLYSRDRTASVVAPKLVTVPKDAAVTIIPEDEEPPACQAPPKYQGKLPVVRPSRGNNSVEILGDWLDLAARRLGIQQRRGMPTRIDRPPAYRILSSEPCPFPPKEIARKLAARYLEGINLVYPLFTPDRLMRDIDTAVELGPINFAEARGLAALVSVYLVMSIAFASAALSEPTLDPGDYVIYCKTLIGHLVTVNGVETVRSLALLSLCLHCYDECAGAWNILTTAVSIATSLGLHKPRTCRGGKNNRPDKRPDFANEEERKAFWLGIFSFEKFLAFELGRLSSIEDEECYPPHVEMPTGNGTSSKDKAFAVTVDLARILSEIGRKAVIVSRKEDGLRDGALQAIIAEKVETTGEAQLLLTRWGESVPDELRPISDILIGSKQCPFASFISMHYNNALVILSRNSLLISEEAITSGANLIAKGKPWDYIMRNGQGLTANAARKVLRIVVEAVDSKSNAILPNLLAPLHALTTLAVHVVTHPDPRISTMDLHLIQTASDSMREIYTRLRGDGLLDMLLQKIDSFLHKGLPTPGSSSNRTTTTVPAMTPRSMPDASPWQNAGETPTPRSVDAQWSGSDDSRRRESGGNVPGSTMPFYNQGNGFTSGSEFGFDSFGEMPMVGDEWSPSLSDGIGWDWACFSHLLNDQYQPQ
- a CDS encoding major facilitator superfamily transporter gives rise to the protein MPGTKDDEPHVDTIERSAIKVTAQEDQAYGTVQLLQGGSVVLIPTPSPDPKDPLNLPPWHKYLIIFVVGSYSAIAVLVTSGLGAVFPSVLKEYPPEDATRATDLLTYPTLFMGIGNLFSMPLCVTIGRRPVFLVSLVLLVLSGLWCAFSTSLSSHIAGRNFYSIAAGQSEALAPFIIEEIHFLHERSAKLSWFIGVQTAGTAAMFVATAYIVPSMGLKWWYLIITFINAVILVLAFFFAVETKYDRPVDADSRFRPYLGGPSQLLDDEGNVDKNGDNEMIVQVLTRQNHILQPEVFGPRTWRHNLRIFHFKPEWKQTVIFYKETMQSLLLPNIVWMLLLNGAFLGIYVYQASTFATILMAPPYTFKYDWLGYVQLVQVLDCVILVPLLGYGSDMLVRAISSWKSGTFQPEYRLIILSVPILSAIISCVFFGQAGAHPDRWHWMTIVAPYNLGYFAFLGANLVGITYAIDSFPSKAGPLLLVLCAGRGFISFGLSYSTVPLINLIGYQGAMNIFAVIAGVLGVITVPVYLFGSRIRMWATKKIWPELASE